Proteins found in one Triticum urartu cultivar G1812 chromosome 4, Tu2.1, whole genome shotgun sequence genomic segment:
- the LOC125551584 gene encoding Fanconi anemia group I protein-like, with protein MSAAAVDGPPSSQQPPRSSVEPVLQLASRDPSAAVPLLPALPPDALADLLCSLSAASPPNHLSLLPALLSLSPNPSAASAAFSSLLNAPSWPSPTLLAVASLLRDLPVSFRSRVPDCLSKVLSLLPGADVQDLPALAYQLLLLASKPVHPRLVLAGLLRFFGGRHGARVRALPSIARQVEGTVLMHVAFAVKQDPALAREVVAAVKANATGVLNAFAVAVLLSVARVRRFNDGAVAVLRDAATTSRRDYRMSRRCKWLPDGLKEESVEAAHCVEKALLKAVAESIGGREHVVPSIVQVGFLLLEASNGDPGEEDGPDEGVMSTEEIGVNMLKSLFETHEMARTEIIEQCKFRILSAKPQQSAPVLRLLGCLVRSHPFPMLEYVAHLKELLDYFAFMNDKISTGLINCILPLTKFSRDLKDYIILVVRKAMFKREDAVRIAATNAIVELIVTESEYRKNEANPFQDSSSQPSSSQQPEIHREVGVELFQELSGLLRRCLSQQARVKMVLYEGLIRIVTSDPDVADYVLDFLWPHFLNYYIENAECPLKMDSCFKVENAKVCMVEPLDCLLSCVSCILRAQQNSKCHRPRDAYWKCFGFAPSQDNEVGRSSSRDLFMKGLSNIQKYLRKCLTEDQRGQTQEAGSASSSLEIVQCHNVFMPGIVEVFVDFASSKLAEAADEPKEKLEKEILELVDAHSGFERKTSKSREKVARRRGDSRSATDRQTNEPNENSNASLLKLHEKRGKFMNSSLYELVVMCAKQCHADKYDKGSQRPSQSKLNQSSNLLSFVLKACLEMFRSLTAKASDLAIGNLRRTRYEDVKNLAQPIVKLIWWLMLDSEQENGGFKKNTTQGKKTVENKKDQLYLALTCFKELFKLSVSEDRSSDITDLLISSAPSNIEDMMEADQLLDNDTTVTENPAKRGAHVFLNILKMLYARALSQSLSRESEAVSELIFGISRKLHPDQRHLVGHWAAGLCRKNTVQSPTTAQEMVKLAVHLMTTPDDMILVHEMTTELKKLIASGDEDSVDSSEAFLIVNCKTKNSLVAVFLHMVESSLMELEWGLGKLKAMLTLGYGSSNVDEDQPADERTQRMFLEEALYSRSTSVVHVLSSFTHMSLKDSQAEQFLKLTAKFYKLLAHISKSQIAPKGYKQFIPGLKFQKMAEVTCRMLTAPLYNFVFTLQESEQPHKKGTLAKIKRESKCIPDLIFQVEDYEKYLIQLSKLTKVNLLRHAKRSVARDFRIQPKEKAAEEEREGDSPPASAASPESDPEEDAKEGPDVRADENLQASAQHDDTVQDSESDGEEEEVLVHMKRANANQIVQDSESDGEEEEVLACSKRAKTNQMVQDSESDGEEEEMLARRKRAKTNQIIQDSESDEDAEGE; from the exons ATGTCGGCGGCCGCCGTCGATGGCCCTCCCTCGTCGCAGCAACCCCCACGGTCCAGCGTGGAACCTGTCCTCCAACTCGCCTCCCGCGACCCCTCAGCCGCGGTTCCCCTCCTACCCGCTCTCCCGCCAGACGCCCTCGCCGACCTCCTCTGctccctctccgccgcctcccccCCGAACCACCTCTCCCTCCTCCCAGCCCTGCTCTCCCTCTCCCCAAACCCCTCGGCCGCCTCCGCTGCCTTCTCCTCCCTCCTCAACGCGCCCAGCTGGCCGTCTCCGACCCTCCTCGCCGTCGCCTCCCTCCTGCGCGACCTCCCCGTGTCATTCCGATCCCGCGTTCCCGACTGCCTATCTAAGGTTCTCTCCCTCCTCCCCGGCGCCGATGTCCAGGACCTCCCCGCACTCGCCTATcagctcctcctcctcgcctccaAACCGGTCCACCCCCGGCTCGTCCTCGCCGGCCTCCTCCGCTTCTTCGGCGGCCGCCACGGCGCCCGTGTGCGCGCCCTGCCGTCCATCGCACGGCAGGTCGAGGGCACCGTGCTGATGCACGTCGCCTTTGCGGTTAAGCAGGACCCTGCACTGGCAAGGGAGGTGGTAGCCGCCGTCAAGGCCAATGCCACGGGTGTGCTCAACGCATTCGCCGTGGCGGTACTGCTGTCCGTGGCACGCGTGCGGAGGTTCAACGACGGTGCTGTGGCCGTGCTCCGGGACGCTGCCACTACATCACGCCGGGATTATCGGATGTCGAG GCGCTGCAAGTGGTTGCCAGATGGCCTCAAAGAGGAAAGTGTAGAGGCTGCTCATTGTGTTGAGAAGGCACTACTGAAAGCA GTCGCTGAGAGCATTGGTGGGAGGGAGCATGTCGTTCCAAGCATTGTTCAGGTAGGTTTTCTCCTGTTAGAAGCCTCAAACGGTGATCCAGGGGAGGAAGATGGTCCAGACGAAGGGGTTATGAGCACTGAAGAAATAGGTGTTAATATGCTCAAGTCGTTGTTTGAGACCCACGAAATGGCACGCACTGAG ATAATTGAACAATGCAAGTTCCGGATCCTCTCAGCAAAGCCCCAGCAAAGTGCACCAGTCCTTCG TTTGCTTGGATGCTTAGTTCGGAGTCATCCGTTTCCAATGCTAGAATACGTTGCACACCTGAAGGAGTTGCTGGACTATTTTGCCTTCATGAATGACAAGATATCGACGGGTCTGATCAATTGCATCTTGCCACTCACTAAGTTCAGCCGTGATCTCAAG GATTACATAATATTGGTAGTAAGGAAGGCCATGTTCAAGCGGGAGGATGCTGTCCGTATTGCCGCTACAAATGCTATAGTTGAGCTGATTGTAACAGAGAGCGAGTACAGGAAAAATGAGGCTAATCCTTTTCAAGACTCATCAAGTCAACCGAGCTCTAGCCAGCAACCTGAAATACATAGAGAGGTTGGTGTGGAACTCTTTCAAGAATTAAGTGGATTGCTTCGCAGATGTCTTTCCCAGCAG GCTAGAGTCAAAATGGTTTTGTACGAGGGTCTCATTCGAATTGTTACCTCCGATCCAGATGTTGCAGACTATGTCCTTGATTTCCTGTGGCCTCACTTCCTAAACTATTACATAGAG AATGCTGAATGCCCCCTTAAAATGGATTCATGTTTTAAAGTTGAGAATGCCAAAGTATGTATGGTGGAACCTTTGGATTGCCTACTGTCATGTGTCTCGTGCATTCTTCGAGCTCAACAAAATAGTAAATGTCACCGACCACGTGATGCATATTGGAAGTGTTTTGGTTTTGCTCCTTCCCAGGATAATGAG GTTGGAAGATCCTCATCAAGGGACTTGTTCATGAAAGGATTATCAAATATCCAGAAGTATTTGAGGAAATGCCTCACAGAAG ATCAACGAGGACAGACCCAAGAAGCTGGTTCTGCTTCTTCATCTTTGGAGATAGTCCAGTGTCATAACGTTTTTATGCCTGGAATCGTTGAGGTTTTTGTTGATTTTGCTTCTTCAAAACTAGCTGAAGCTGCTGATGAACCGAAGGAGAAGTTAGAAAAAGAAATACTGGAGCTCGTTGATGCTCACAGTGGCTTTGAGAGGAAAACAAGCAAGAGCAGGGAGAAAGTTGCACGAAGAAGAGGGGATTCAAGAAGTGCTACAGATAGGCAGACtaatgaacctaatgaaaattcAAACGCTTCTTTGCTGAAATTACATGAAAAGAGGGGGAAATTTATGAATTCAAGTTTGTATGAGCTTGTAGTGATGTGTGCCAAACAGTGCCATGCTGATAAATATGATAAAGGCAGCCAGCGTCCTAGCCAATCTAAATTGAATCAGAGCTCCAATCTATTATCCTTCGTACTGAAAGCCTGTCTTGAGATGTTCAGATCACTTACAGCTAAGGCAAGTGATCTGGCCATTGGAAATCTAAGAAGAACGCGGTATGAAGATGTAAAAAACTTAGCGCAGCCAATTGTGAAGCTCATATGGTGGCTTATGTTAGATTCAGAGCAAGAGAATGGTGGATTCAAGAAGAACACAACCCAAGGGAAGAAAACAGTTGAAAACAAAAAGGATCAGTTATATCTGGCATTGACATGCTTTAAAGAACTTTTTAAACTAAGTGTATCAGAAGACCGTTCTAGTGACATTACTGATCTTCTGATATCTTCGGCTCCTTCAAATATAGAGGATATGATGGAAGCTGACCAGCTTCTTGACAATGACACTACTGTGACTGAGAATCCAGCAAAAAGAGGCGCTCATGTGTTTCTGAACATATTGAAGATGTTATATGCTAGAGCCCTTTCCCAATCCCTTTCACGTGAATCCGAG GCTGTATCTGAACTGATTTTTGGCATATCAAGGAAACTGCATCCTGATCAGAGGCATCTTGTGGGACATTGGGCTGCAGGCTTATGTCGAAAGAATACTGTCCAAAGCCCAACCACCGCACAAGAGATGGTAAAACTCGCTGTCCATCTTATGACAACTCCAGATGACATGATTCTTGTGCATGAGATGACAACAGAGTTGAAGAAATTAATAGCCTCCGGAGACGAGGACTCTGTAGATTCTTCCGAGGCATTTCTCATTGTCAATTGTAAAACAAAAAATTCACTTGTTGCTGTCTTCCTTCACATGGTTGAGTCATCTCTTATGGAACTGGAATGGGGTCTTGGTAAGCTTAAGGCAATGCTGACATTAGGTTACGGCTCTTCTAATGTCGACGAGGATCAGCCAGCAGATGAAAGGACGCAAAGAATGTTTCTGGAGGAAGCACTCTACTCCAGATCAACATCAGTAGTTCATGTTCTTTCGTCTTTCACACATATGAGCCTTAAGG ATTCTCAGGCAGAGCAGTTTCTGAAACTGACTGCAAAGTTCTACAAGCTCTTGGCTCACATCTCAAAGTCTCAGATTGCACCTAAGGGCTACAAGCAGTTCATACCAGGTCTCAAATTTCAGAAAATGGCGGAAGTAACTTGCAGGATGCTTACTGCTCCACTTTACAATTTTGTCTTTACACTTCAAGAG AGTGAGCAACCACACAAAAAAGGAACCCTCGCGAAGATTAAAAGGGAGAGCAAATGCATTCCTGATCTTATTTTCCAGGTTGAGGATTATGAGAAGTACCTAATTCAGTTAAGCAAGCTCACAAAGGTGAACCTTCTGAGGCATGCCAAGCGTAGCGTAGCAAGAGATTTTCGGATACAACCAAAGGAGAAAGCTGCAGAAGAAGAACGTGAAGGGGATTCTCCTCCAGCGAGTGCCGCATCACCTGAGAGTGACCCTGAGGAGGATGCAAAAGAAGGTCCAGATGTTCGTGCTGATGAAAACCTGCAGGCCAGTGCACAACATGATGACACCGTCCAAGATTCTGAATCcgatggagaagaggaggaagtATTAGTACACATGAAGAGAGCCAATGCAAACCAAATTGTCCAAGATTCTGAATCcgatggagaagaggaggaagtATTAGCATGCAGCAAGAGAGCTAAGACAAACCAGATGGTCCAAGATTCTGAGTCtgatggagaagaggaggaaaTGTTAGCACGGAGGAAGAGAGCCAAGACAAACCAAATCATCCAAGATTCTGAATCTGATGAAGATGCTGAAGGCGAGTGA
- the LOC125551583 gene encoding 60S ribosomal protein L18-3-like: protein MGIDLVAGGRNKRTKRTAPKSDDVYLKLLVKLYRFLVRRTKSQFNAVILKRLFMSKTNRPPLSLCRLVKFMDGKDNQIAVVVGTITDDKRVYEVPAIKVAALRFTETARARIVNSGGECLTFDQLALRAPLGQNTVLLRGPKNAREAVRHFGKAPGVPHSHTKPYVRSKGRKFEKARGRRNSRGFKV from the exons atg GGTAtcgacctcgtcgccggcggccgTAACAAGAGGACCAAGCGCACCGCGCCAAAGTCGGACGATGTCTACCTCAAGCTTCTGGTGAAG CTCTACCGCTTCCTGGTGAGGAGGACCAAGAGCCAGTTCAATGCCGTGATCCTGAAGCGCCTCTTCATGAGCAAGACCAACCGCCCGCCGCTCTCGCTTTGTCGCCTCGTCAAGTTCATGGACGGCAAG GATAACCAAATCGCTGTGGTCGTGGGCACCATAACAGATGACAAGAGAGTTTACGAGGTGCCGGCGATCAAGGTGGCAGCGCTCAGGTTCACTGAGACGGCAAGGGCCCGCATTGTGAATTCCGGTGGAGAATGCCTCACCTTTGACCAGCTGGCCCTTCGTGCTCCTCTTGGCCAGAACACG GTTCTCCTGAGGGGCCCTAAGAACGCCCGTGAGGCAGTGAGGCACTTCGGTAAGGCTCCTGGTGTGCCGCACAGCCATACCAAGCCTTATGTCCGCTCGAAGGGAAGGAAGTTTGAGAAGGCAAGAGGAAGGAGGAACAGCAGAGGCTTCAAGGTCTAG